In one Brevibacillus composti genomic region, the following are encoded:
- a CDS encoding metal ABC transporter solute-binding protein, Zn/Mn family — translation MKRMMLAMIGLATAAALAGCGAGQTSQTAPQETDGTAPIKVYTSLYPLEYAAKRIAGEHAEVINIVPPGVESHDFEPTAKDMVALSGADIFVYNGSGFEAWLEKAVENLDKNKTMVVDTTEGLTLLEAADHHDHEHGHEGEAKEAHADHQEGAADASHDEHKEGTEAAGHDEHKEGAEAHGEEHHHGDTDPHVWLDPTMLKAQAEKIKSALAEKDKAHAEIFEKNYQQLAADLDQLDKDFHDMVSQSSKKEFLVAHSAFAYLAHRYGLEQVAISGINPANEPSPADMKRLVEYVKEHQISHVLFETLASPKVAEVIAKEAGLQTGTLNPLEGLTEEEAKAGKDYLSIMKENLEMLRTVLK, via the coding sequence ATGAAGAGAATGATGCTGGCCATGATCGGATTGGCGACAGCTGCAGCCTTGGCTGGATGCGGAGCGGGGCAGACCTCCCAGACGGCCCCGCAAGAAACCGACGGGACGGCTCCGATAAAAGTGTATACCTCTCTCTATCCGCTGGAGTACGCTGCCAAGCGGATCGCCGGGGAACACGCCGAGGTTATCAATATCGTGCCGCCAGGCGTAGAGTCTCATGATTTTGAGCCGACGGCAAAAGATATGGTCGCTCTGTCCGGTGCTGACATCTTTGTCTATAACGGCAGCGGTTTTGAAGCGTGGCTGGAGAAAGCGGTCGAGAACCTCGACAAAAACAAAACGATGGTCGTGGACACCACGGAAGGCCTCACCCTGTTGGAGGCTGCGGATCATCATGATCACGAGCACGGCCATGAAGGCGAGGCGAAGGAAGCTCATGCCGACCATCAGGAAGGCGCCGCGGATGCGAGCCACGACGAGCATAAAGAAGGGACAGAGGCGGCAGGACATGACGAGCATAAAGAGGGCGCGGAGGCACATGGAGAGGAGCATCATCATGGCGATACCGACCCTCACGTCTGGCTCGATCCCACTATGTTGAAAGCCCAGGCGGAAAAAATCAAATCGGCCTTGGCTGAAAAAGACAAGGCTCATGCCGAGATCTTCGAAAAAAACTACCAGCAGCTCGCAGCCGATCTGGACCAGTTGGACAAAGATTTCCACGATATGGTGAGCCAATCGTCCAAAAAGGAATTCCTGGTGGCCCACAGTGCCTTTGCTTATCTGGCCCACCGCTATGGATTGGAGCAGGTGGCGATTTCCGGCATCAACCCGGCCAATGAGCCGTCGCCGGCAGATATGAAAAGACTGGTCGAGTATGTAAAGGAACATCAGATTTCCCACGTCTTGTTTGAGACATTGGCCTCGCCAAAGGTAGCGGAAGTGATCGCCAAGGAAGCCGGATTGCAAACGGGCACGCTCAATCCGCTGGAGGGGTTGACAGAAGAAGAAGCAAAGGCGGGCAAAGATTATCTTTCGATTATGAAAGAGAATCTGGAGATGCTGCGCACGGTGCTGAAATAA
- a CDS encoding metal ABC transporter ATP-binding protein, with product MQRTHQTDTVVKLTSVSFQYETKTVLEDINFSLERGDFVGIVGPNGSGKSTLMKLLLGLVPATKGTVELFGQPLSKFRDWSKIGYVAQQAAHGTGGFPATVREVVSSGLVGKVGLFRRLQAKHHRQVEDVVERVGLTEKLDERIGNLSGGQLQRVFIARALVAEPELLILDEPTVGVDQESIEQFYELLRSLKEDSGMTMMIVSHDVGVMTQWVNKVACLQRKLHFHGTAHDFTHNHEKILQDMYGDSIKMLAHHH from the coding sequence ATGCAACGGACACATCAGACGGATACTGTCGTCAAACTTACGTCGGTATCTTTTCAATATGAAACCAAAACCGTGCTGGAGGACATCAATTTTTCCCTCGAACGCGGCGATTTCGTCGGCATTGTCGGTCCAAACGGATCGGGCAAATCGACGCTGATGAAGCTGCTTCTGGGACTCGTTCCGGCTACCAAAGGCACAGTGGAGCTGTTTGGACAGCCCTTGTCCAAATTCCGGGACTGGAGCAAAATCGGCTACGTCGCGCAGCAGGCGGCACATGGCACAGGCGGATTCCCCGCTACCGTGCGCGAGGTCGTCTCATCCGGTCTGGTCGGCAAAGTCGGCTTGTTCCGCCGCCTGCAAGCCAAGCACCATCGGCAGGTGGAGGATGTGGTGGAACGCGTCGGCCTTACGGAAAAGCTGGATGAGCGGATCGGCAATCTGTCGGGAGGCCAGCTGCAGCGCGTCTTTATCGCCCGCGCTCTGGTCGCCGAGCCGGAGCTGCTCATTCTCGATGAGCCGACGGTTGGGGTCGATCAGGAGTCGATTGAGCAGTTTTATGAGCTGCTCCGTTCGCTGAAAGAAGACAGCGGCATGACGATGATGATCGTCAGCCACGATGTCGGCGTCATGACCCAGTGGGTCAACAAAGTAGCTTGCTTGCAGCGGAAGCTCCATTTCCACGGCACCGCTCATGACTTTACGCATAACCATGAAAAAATCCTGCAGGACATGTACGGTGATTCCATCAAAATGCTGGCTCACCATCATTGA
- a CDS encoding metal ABC transporter permease, translating into MLADWWQYDFLRYTLFSGVIIGLICPILGTFLIVRRLSMMADGLSHVTLSGVAAGMLLSKKVALFQAVNPLFFGMLFSVVGSLFIERLRKVYKSYQDLAIPIILSTGLGLFTVLISIAKGFNTDLYAYLFGKIVTVSIQDLYALLGVAAVVLGTVFLIYKELFAVSFDEEFARVSGVARRSINLWFMVLVALTIAASMRIVGVLLISALITLPVAASLQIAKSFRQTILYAILFAEISVLSGLYFAYLLDWASGGTIVLVAVTILLTVLGIKKIKTLLR; encoded by the coding sequence ATGCTGGCTGACTGGTGGCAGTATGACTTTTTACGCTATACCCTGTTCTCCGGGGTAATCATCGGCCTGATCTGTCCGATTCTCGGTACCTTTCTGATCGTCCGCCGCCTGTCGATGATGGCAGATGGCTTATCCCATGTGACGCTTTCGGGCGTAGCGGCGGGGATGCTGCTGTCCAAAAAGGTGGCGCTGTTTCAAGCCGTGAATCCGCTTTTTTTCGGCATGTTGTTTTCGGTAGTGGGGTCGCTGTTTATCGAGCGCCTCCGAAAGGTGTACAAATCGTATCAGGATCTGGCGATACCGATCATCCTCTCTACAGGGCTGGGCTTGTTTACCGTCCTGATCAGCATTGCCAAGGGCTTTAACACTGACCTGTACGCCTACCTGTTCGGGAAAATCGTGACGGTAAGCATCCAGGACCTGTATGCTCTCCTGGGTGTGGCGGCCGTGGTGCTCGGCACCGTGTTTTTGATCTACAAGGAGCTGTTTGCCGTTTCCTTTGATGAGGAGTTCGCCCGCGTCTCCGGAGTCGCCCGCCGCTCGATCAATCTCTGGTTTATGGTCCTGGTGGCGCTGACGATCGCGGCCTCCATGCGGATCGTGGGCGTGCTGCTGATCTCGGCATTGATTACACTGCCGGTAGCGGCCAGCCTGCAAATCGCCAAAAGCTTTCGCCAGACGATTCTTTACGCGATCCTCTTTGCCGAAATCTCTGTCCTGAGCGGGCTCTATTTTGCCTATCTGCTGGACTGGGCCTCCGGCGGCACGATTGTGCTGGTAGCGGTGACGATCCTGTTGACTGTACTCGGAATCAAAAAGATCAAGACCTTGTTGCGCTAG
- a CDS encoding Fur family transcriptional regulator, whose translation MKVEEALQILKEKGYKYTGKREKLIRICAAEKRYLSAKDIMERIKDDYPNLSFDTVYRNISTFVELGILEETELDGEGKYRLACSVDGHHHHHVICTECGKTSSLPGCPMNIMSALPPDFEVTGHKFEVYGTCSDCSQAASAHS comes from the coding sequence ATGAAGGTAGAAGAAGCGTTGCAGATATTGAAGGAAAAGGGATACAAATACACAGGCAAACGGGAAAAGCTGATCCGCATCTGTGCGGCGGAGAAGCGATACCTGTCAGCCAAGGATATCATGGAGCGAATCAAGGACGACTACCCCAATCTCAGCTTTGACACCGTGTATCGCAACATCTCCACCTTTGTGGAGCTCGGCATTTTGGAGGAGACCGAGCTGGACGGGGAAGGAAAATACAGGCTCGCCTGTTCGGTAGACGGACATCACCATCACCACGTCATCTGCACGGAATGCGGCAAGACCTCGTCGCTGCCGGGCTGTCCGATGAACATCATGTCCGCATTGCCGCCCGATTTTGAAGTGACGGGACATAAATTCGAGGTGTACGGCACCTGCTCCGACTGTTCACAAGCAGCGTCTGCCCATTCTTAG
- the nadB gene encoding L-aspartate oxidase → MIPRYITDFDLQTLPRWKTEVAVIGAGIAGLYTALQASEHTDVVLISKRGLDDSNTRWAQGGIAAVTAKSDSPALHRQDTLIAGAGLCSYEAVEVLVHEGPERLKELIAYGTEFDKDAQGRYELTKEGAHSKRRILHAHGDATGAEIVRALSARVREQKNITVLENHFAIDLLTQDGECVGVIVMKPDGERFFLEAKATVLATGGAGQLYRYTTNPEIATADGIALAYRAGARIKDVEFIQFHPTALYYPGAPRFLISEAVRGEGAILRNTSGERFMEKYHPQKELAPRDIVARAIVSEMERTNAAYVYLDITHESEELIKHRFPTIYQFCLKYGLDMVTDWIPVAPACHYIMGGVQTDLNGETSTKRLFACGEVSCTGVHGANRLASNSLSEAVVFGHRIVKRIRELPPAPEVRPVEARAENRVHRFVNTREQRVKLQKLMLRHVGVKRQEKGLRKALEELERMQRFYAYEHEEMEAFEFLNLLNAAVLTTRAALLREESRGGHYRNDFPNKDDLIWRKHIIQTIDQGVHEECDQYDVE, encoded by the coding sequence ATGATCCCCCGCTATATCACTGACTTTGATCTGCAAACATTACCCCGGTGGAAAACGGAAGTAGCTGTCATAGGGGCCGGCATCGCCGGATTGTACACGGCCCTGCAAGCCAGTGAACACACAGACGTCGTCCTGATCAGCAAAAGAGGGTTGGATGACAGCAATACGCGCTGGGCACAAGGGGGGATCGCCGCTGTCACGGCCAAGTCGGACTCGCCAGCCTTGCACCGTCAGGATACGCTCATTGCGGGGGCAGGCCTCTGCTCTTATGAAGCCGTGGAGGTGCTGGTGCACGAAGGGCCGGAGCGGTTGAAAGAGCTGATCGCCTACGGCACCGAATTCGACAAGGACGCCCAGGGGCGGTATGAATTGACCAAGGAAGGCGCTCACAGCAAGCGCCGTATTTTGCATGCCCACGGCGATGCGACCGGAGCGGAGATCGTCCGGGCTTTGTCTGCGCGGGTGCGCGAACAAAAGAACATCACGGTGCTGGAAAATCACTTTGCCATCGATCTGCTCACCCAGGATGGCGAATGTGTCGGGGTGATCGTCATGAAGCCGGACGGCGAGCGCTTTTTCCTGGAGGCCAAGGCAACGGTGCTGGCCACAGGGGGAGCGGGCCAGCTGTACCGCTACACGACCAATCCGGAGATCGCGACGGCGGACGGGATCGCGCTGGCCTACCGGGCCGGGGCGAGGATCAAAGACGTCGAGTTTATCCAGTTTCATCCGACGGCGCTGTACTATCCGGGAGCGCCGCGCTTTCTCATCTCAGAGGCAGTCCGCGGCGAAGGGGCGATTCTGCGCAATACGAGCGGCGAGCGTTTCATGGAAAAATACCACCCGCAAAAAGAACTGGCCCCGCGAGACATCGTCGCCCGGGCGATCGTCTCCGAAATGGAGCGGACCAATGCCGCATACGTCTACCTCGACATTACGCATGAGTCGGAGGAGCTGATCAAGCACCGCTTTCCGACGATTTATCAGTTTTGTCTGAAATACGGCCTCGATATGGTGACGGACTGGATTCCGGTGGCTCCCGCCTGCCATTACATCATGGGCGGGGTCCAGACCGATCTGAACGGGGAGACCTCGACCAAGCGGCTGTTTGCCTGCGGCGAAGTATCCTGCACCGGCGTGCACGGGGCAAACAGGCTGGCCAGCAATTCGCTGTCCGAGGCAGTCGTCTTCGGGCACCGCATCGTCAAGCGGATCCGCGAGCTGCCCCCGGCCCCCGAGGTGCGTCCGGTGGAGGCTCGCGCGGAGAACCGGGTGCACCGCTTCGTCAATACCCGGGAGCAGCGGGTCAAGCTGCAAAAGCTGATGCTGCGCCACGTCGGGGTAAAGCGGCAGGAAAAGGGGCTTCGCAAGGCCTTGGAGGAGCTGGAGCGCATGCAGCGCTTTTACGCCTATGAGCATGAGGAGATGGAGGCGTTTGAATTCCTCAACCTGCTGAATGCGGCGGTCTTGACCACACGGGCAGCGCTGCTGCGGGAAGAGAGCCGCGGCGGCCACTACCGCAACGATTTCCCCAATAAAGACGATTTGATTTGGCGCAAGCATATCATCCAGACGATCGATCAGGGTGTACATGAGGAGTGTGACCAGTACGATGTGGAATAA
- the nadC gene encoding carboxylating nicotinate-nucleotide diphosphorylase, with protein sequence MWNKRELQRKIEDWLQEDIGFGDVTTMSTIPETEEGVGILYAKEAGIIAGLPVAAEVFAAVDPSLSFMARVQEGARVEKGEQIAEVSGSVRSILSGERLALNLLQRLSGIATRTREYADAVAGTKARVVDTRKTTPGLRMLEKYAVRVGGGHNHRYALYDAVMIKDNHIKGAGGIAEAVAAARAAIPHTMKIEVEAESLAQVQEALDAGADIIMLDNMAIPEMTEAVALIGGRAVVEASGGVTLETIGGIARTGVDVISVGALTHSVKALDISLDLNTRKR encoded by the coding sequence ATGTGGAATAAGCGTGAGCTGCAACGAAAAATAGAAGACTGGCTGCAGGAGGACATCGGCTTCGGAGATGTGACGACGATGAGCACGATCCCCGAGACGGAAGAGGGCGTCGGCATTCTGTACGCCAAGGAAGCGGGAATTATCGCCGGGCTGCCGGTGGCGGCGGAGGTATTTGCGGCGGTAGACCCGTCCCTGTCCTTTATGGCTCGTGTACAGGAAGGAGCCCGGGTGGAAAAAGGAGAGCAAATCGCCGAGGTGAGCGGGTCGGTCCGCTCGATTCTCAGCGGCGAGCGGCTGGCGCTCAATCTCCTGCAGCGCCTCTCCGGGATCGCGACGAGAACCCGTGAGTACGCGGACGCGGTAGCGGGCACCAAAGCGCGGGTGGTCGATACGCGCAAAACCACGCCGGGCCTGCGCATGCTGGAAAAATACGCGGTGCGGGTCGGCGGCGGTCATAACCACCGGTATGCGCTTTACGACGCCGTGATGATCAAGGATAACCACATCAAGGGGGCGGGCGGGATAGCGGAAGCCGTCGCCGCAGCCCGCGCGGCCATCCCCCACACGATGAAGATCGAGGTGGAGGCCGAGTCGCTGGCACAGGTGCAGGAGGCGCTGGACGCCGGCGCGGACATTATCATGCTGGACAATATGGCGATTCCGGAGATGACCGAAGCGGTCGCCCTGATCGGCGGACGGGCCGTCGTGGAAGCCTCCGGCGGCGTGACCCTGGAGACGATCGGCGGAATCGCCCGGACCGGCGTCGATGTCATCTCCGTCGGGGCTCTGACGCACTCGGTCAAAGCGCTGGACATCAGCCTCGACCTCAATACCCGGAAGCGATAG
- a CDS encoding type III pantothenate kinase: protein MLLAMDIGNSNIVMGLYEGDKLRHHFRVATDRNKTEDEYGMLVRNLFDSVGLSLSDVDGISISSVVPPINLTIERMCEKYIKQKPLVVGPGIKTGLNIKCEYPREVGTDRIVNAVAAIHEYGTPLIVVDFGTATTFCYVDERGQYWGGAIAPGIGIATEALFKRADKLPRIEIAKPPSVVGRNTVTAMQSGIFYGFVGQVEGIVRRIRAEYGTDPTVVATGGLAPLFGHEAECVDVVDRELTLKGLRLIYERNQ from the coding sequence ATGCTGCTTGCGATGGATATCGGCAATTCCAATATCGTCATGGGGCTGTACGAGGGGGACAAGCTGCGCCACCACTTCCGCGTGGCGACCGACCGCAACAAGACAGAGGACGAGTACGGCATGCTCGTCCGCAATCTGTTCGACAGCGTCGGCCTGTCCCTGTCCGATGTGGACGGCATCAGCATTTCCTCTGTGGTGCCGCCGATCAACCTGACGATTGAGCGGATGTGTGAAAAATACATCAAGCAAAAGCCGCTGGTAGTCGGCCCCGGCATCAAGACGGGGCTGAATATCAAATGCGAGTACCCGCGCGAGGTAGGCACCGACCGGATCGTCAATGCGGTCGCGGCCATCCATGAGTACGGAACGCCCCTGATCGTCGTCGATTTCGGCACGGCGACGACCTTTTGCTACGTGGACGAACGGGGACAGTATTGGGGCGGAGCCATCGCCCCGGGGATCGGGATCGCGACGGAAGCCCTGTTCAAGCGGGCGGACAAGCTCCCCCGGATCGAGATCGCAAAACCGCCCTCCGTGGTGGGCCGCAACACCGTCACCGCCATGCAGTCAGGCATCTTCTACGGCTTCGTCGGCCAGGTGGAAGGTATCGTCCGCCGCATCAGGGCGGAATACGGGACGGATCCCACCGTCGTGGCTACGGGCGGACTGGCTCCCCTATTTGGCCACGAGGCGGAGTGTGTCGATGTCGTAGACCGGGAGCTGACGCTCAAAGGGCTGCGGTTGATTTATGAGCGGAATCAGTGA
- a CDS encoding RcpC/CpaB family pilus assembly protein encodes MSIHPLRLVAVLLLAACVAAGAYHFLQPQSFAYIKLRGHVAKDSGERLAATDLERGEIQVGGLARGQSAEALGLIPWEEAPRFLDRPLSRRVEGGRPLLPGDIEQEGMVPEGRELGESMTGISIPVDNVTGVHPHVAVGERVHVYASFEDDSGAHTGLLLRNMPVIGVQREREGDLPRLQAVTLSLQLKEAVLLTHALHYGKIRLGKASVMEGEEEAGVGDHSFAAALIKTKKRWGETEEER; translated from the coding sequence ATGTCCATTCATCCACTGCGATTGGTGGCCGTTCTGTTGCTAGCTGCTTGCGTGGCGGCGGGGGCTTACCATTTTCTGCAGCCGCAAAGCTTTGCCTATATCAAGCTCAGGGGACATGTGGCCAAAGACAGCGGAGAAAGGCTGGCGGCAACCGATCTGGAGCGGGGCGAGATTCAGGTGGGCGGGCTCGCGCGCGGACAGTCTGCGGAGGCGCTCGGCTTGATTCCATGGGAGGAGGCTCCGCGCTTTTTGGATCGGCCCCTATCCCGCCGGGTGGAGGGAGGCAGGCCGCTCTTGCCGGGTGATATCGAGCAGGAGGGGATGGTGCCGGAGGGCCGGGAGCTGGGTGAGTCGATGACAGGCATCAGCATCCCGGTCGATAACGTGACGGGGGTTCATCCCCATGTAGCCGTAGGCGAGCGCGTGCACGTATACGCATCGTTCGAGGACGACAGCGGCGCCCATACCGGGCTGCTTTTGCGCAATATGCCGGTGATTGGCGTGCAAAGAGAAAGGGAAGGAGATCTCCCCAGGCTGCAGGCCGTCACCCTTTCGCTGCAGCTGAAAGAGGCTGTCCTGCTTACCCATGCTCTCCACTACGGAAAAATTCGTCTGGGGAAAGCATCCGTGATGGAGGGGGAGGAGGAGGCAGGAGTGGGTGACCACAGCTTCGCGGCGGCACTGATCAAAACGAAAAAACGCTGGGGAGAGACGGAGGAGGAGCGTTAA
- a CDS encoding AAA family ATPase, with the protein MKKRLLIVDGDLAVGPSLYAQLSNSQWLEVCGQAATIEETWRLLGERKPDLVLLGSVQEVERGVLCQQLRLAHPHLSFIAASTPAELMWEPFWRNLGMWVVGKPVQAEQLEVLAMQLSSMPVQSLSSPLSAGRGQAGGAGMMGDSSGTGIIGAGGPGAGSFGTGMGGHGNGSMGIPMGATATGEALSAHGSSGGLSHAGPQGMQSSHTSAVAEAKPEPPYSAGLGFSPSKKRLMTVYGPKGGVGKTFLSRELAIYFAQRKDGVSPRKVLAVDFNLDLGTFATALNLPRSPNIYTWVQDIDRRLRDWLLSHGREPEQLSQEEWQSYIEAVQLSPEEVDRHVVIHEASGLHVLTSPRDIRNSFEIKDYHLYLILDALKRSRYDLILIDTAPDTTDATIQALFFAEQVIMVGNPVVDSIENIQRILKLLREADYPEERIQLCMNRLQRKEMFTLDEIRAYFQLHPSKKIFAIPDDQEVKKSINTGNPVMLHPGKLAAKDAIEALGKALIPVDEEAEGSPKRKGKERTSLWKWLKS; encoded by the coding sequence GTGAAAAAAAGATTGCTGATTGTCGACGGTGATCTCGCTGTCGGCCCATCCCTCTATGCACAGTTGAGCAACAGCCAGTGGCTGGAGGTGTGCGGACAAGCCGCGACGATTGAAGAGACATGGCGTTTACTGGGTGAGCGAAAGCCGGACCTGGTGTTGCTCGGCAGCGTACAGGAGGTCGAAAGAGGCGTACTCTGCCAGCAGCTCCGTTTGGCACATCCGCATCTGTCGTTTATTGCAGCCAGCACGCCGGCAGAGCTGATGTGGGAACCGTTTTGGCGGAATCTGGGCATGTGGGTAGTGGGCAAACCGGTTCAGGCGGAGCAGTTGGAGGTGCTGGCGATGCAGCTTTCTTCCATGCCTGTACAATCGCTCTCCTCTCCCTTGTCTGCGGGCAGGGGGCAAGCGGGAGGGGCAGGCATGATGGGAGACAGCTCGGGAACCGGTATCATCGGTGCGGGCGGACCTGGTGCCGGCAGTTTCGGAACCGGCATGGGCGGACATGGCAACGGCAGCATGGGGATCCCAATGGGGGCAACCGCAACCGGTGAAGCACTGTCTGCCCATGGGAGCAGCGGCGGACTCTCACATGCCGGCCCGCAGGGGATGCAGAGCTCCCATACCTCGGCGGTTGCCGAAGCCAAGCCGGAGCCGCCGTATTCGGCCGGGCTTGGCTTCTCTCCGTCAAAAAAGCGGCTCATGACCGTATACGGACCAAAGGGCGGTGTGGGGAAAACCTTTTTATCCCGCGAATTGGCTATTTATTTCGCACAGAGAAAGGACGGCGTAAGCCCGAGAAAAGTGCTGGCCGTCGATTTTAACCTGGACCTGGGCACCTTTGCCACCGCCTTGAACCTGCCGCGCAGCCCCAATATCTATACCTGGGTACAAGATATCGATCGGAGGCTGCGGGACTGGCTCCTCTCTCACGGCAGAGAGCCCGAGCAGTTGAGCCAGGAAGAATGGCAGTCCTACATCGAGGCCGTGCAGTTGTCCCCGGAGGAGGTAGACCGACATGTCGTGATCCATGAGGCAAGCGGACTCCATGTGCTGACATCTCCCCGGGATATCCGCAACAGCTTCGAAATCAAAGACTACCACCTGTATCTGATCCTCGATGCGCTCAAGCGCAGCCGCTACGACCTCATCCTGATCGACACCGCTCCGGATACGACTGATGCCACCATCCAGGCCTTATTTTTTGCGGAACAGGTAATCATGGTCGGCAATCCCGTGGTGGATTCCATTGAAAACATTCAGCGAATCCTCAAGCTTTTGCGGGAAGCGGATTACCCCGAGGAGCGGATTCAGCTCTGCATGAACCGCCTGCAGCGCAAAGAGATGTTTACCCTGGACGAGATCCGTGCCTATTTTCAACTCCATCCGAGCAAAAAAATCTTTGCGATTCCCGATGACCAGGAGGTAAAGAAATCGATCAACACAGGGAATCCGGTCATGCTCCATCCCGGAAAGCTGGCCGCCAAGGATGCGATCGAAGCGCTGGGGAAGGCGCTGATTCCGGTGGACGAAGAAGCGGAAGGATCGCCCAAAAGAAAAGGAAAAGAACGGACTTCTCTGTGGAAATGGCTGAAGAGTTAG
- a CDS encoding CpaF family protein, whose translation MSFHKKTLLGMHTPARERIDLQTEAKKAARESQTLQDLMLMKQHAPVERRLTPEAEAAVRTQIVEKHGRRLWEEKEHPAYLQELSRDIRLILETSTPLSSVQMEAEVERLIRSLTGWGPLDPLLEDPDITEIMFHRYDHLVVERKSTGRLEVPKSPMFRDEDEMLRLLEQIAATMGREFNETRAELNTQLPDGSRVAATHRSISPDGHMLTIRKHRDLLSEEDYLAYGSICEPMLTFLKWAIEYSRASGIVSGGTGSGKTHLLNLISQYVPHHLSIITIEDVLEMKLQHPFVRRFLAKPANYEGKGGFSIKDCVRLSLRKRPDVIIVGETRGGEIVDMLWAMNTDHPGSWSTAHANSPRALIDSTLPILFAKAEESYSTTERNLMIGSALDLIVQVKRFEEDGSRKVVAITEVVGTGQSHEERIRQACNVRQINPDRVYLQDIYVYEPTGVKNGRVVGQFKWTGYRPEKLVRRWAEKGLRQEEWERVFFTTPIPM comes from the coding sequence ATGAGTTTCCATAAAAAAACACTGCTGGGGATGCATACACCTGCCCGGGAGCGGATCGACCTGCAGACCGAAGCGAAAAAAGCGGCGCGGGAATCGCAGACGCTGCAGGATCTCATGCTGATGAAGCAGCACGCGCCAGTAGAGCGGCGGCTCACCCCTGAAGCAGAGGCGGCTGTGCGCACGCAGATCGTGGAAAAGCACGGCAGACGTTTATGGGAAGAAAAAGAGCACCCCGCCTACCTGCAAGAGCTGTCGCGGGATATTCGTCTGATTCTGGAAACCAGCACGCCTCTCTCCTCCGTGCAGATGGAGGCGGAGGTGGAGCGGTTGATTCGCTCACTGACTGGCTGGGGACCGCTCGACCCTTTGCTGGAGGACCCGGATATTACCGAGATCATGTTTCATCGCTACGATCATCTGGTCGTCGAGCGAAAAAGCACGGGACGGCTGGAAGTGCCAAAGAGCCCGATGTTTCGGGACGAAGACGAGATGCTTCGCCTGCTGGAGCAAATCGCCGCGACGATGGGACGGGAGTTTAACGAAACCAGAGCGGAGCTGAACACCCAGTTGCCCGACGGCTCCCGGGTCGCGGCGACGCATCGCTCGATCTCTCCCGACGGTCATATGCTGACCATCCGCAAGCATCGCGATTTGCTTTCCGAGGAGGATTACCTCGCTTACGGATCGATCTGCGAACCGATGCTTACCTTCTTGAAGTGGGCGATCGAGTACTCGCGGGCATCCGGCATTGTCAGCGGGGGTACCGGCTCCGGGAAGACCCACCTGCTCAACCTGATTTCTCAATATGTGCCGCATCATCTCAGCATCATCACGATCGAAGATGTGCTGGAGATGAAGCTGCAGCATCCCTTTGTCCGCCGTTTTTTGGCCAAACCGGCCAACTACGAGGGAAAAGGGGGTTTTTCCATCAAAGACTGCGTGCGCCTCTCTTTGCGCAAGCGGCCGGATGTCATCATCGTCGGGGAGACCCGAGGCGGAGAAATCGTGGATATGCTCTGGGCGATGAACACTGATCATCCCGGCAGCTGGAGCACCGCTCACGCGAACTCGCCGCGCGCCCTGATCGATTCCACCCTGCCGATCCTGTTCGCCAAAGCCGAGGAATCCTACAGCACCACGGAGCGAAACCTGATGATCGGGTCGGCGCTGGATCTGATCGTCCAGGTGAAGCGGTTCGAGGAGGACGGCAGCCGCAAAGTGGTGGCCATCACAGAGGTCGTCGGGACCGGGCAATCCCATGAGGAGCGCATCCGGCAAGCCTGCAACGTGCGGCAAATCAATCCGGACCGTGTCTACCTGCAAGACATCTACGTCTATGAACCGACGGGGGTCAAGAATGGACGGGTGGTGGGACAGTTTAAATGGACCGGCTACCGTCCGGAAAAACTGGTGCGCCGCTGGGCAGAAAAAGGGCTCCGGCAGGAAGAGTGGGAGCGCGTCTTTTTTACCACCCCGATTCCGATGTAG